In Rhodobacter xanthinilyticus, a single window of DNA contains:
- a CDS encoding 50S ribosomal protein L11 methyltransferase — MTTYTAFTTLADRDAAEALSELVEELDPAPYGVGVFEIEDGSERWEVGAYFLEAPDEVALLLLAAAHGAQPFVVSELPEIDWVAHVRRELAPVVAGRFFVYGSHDADKVPAEAIPLRIDAAMAFGTGHHGTTLGCLTALDRLERAGLRAHNVVDIGCGTAVLAMAAAKLWPERMLASDIDPVAVETAAANCAGNGLGDRVICLEAAGFEHPEIKSAAPFDLIFANILKAPLIGLAPDMGRYCAESGHVILSGILHEQADEVIAAYQAQGFTLVSRDEFGDWTTLVLQRKQ; from the coding sequence ATGACCACCTATACCGCCTTCACCACGCTGGCCGACCGCGACGCGGCCGAAGCCCTCTCCGAGCTCGTCGAAGAGCTCGACCCCGCGCCCTATGGCGTCGGCGTCTTCGAGATCGAGGACGGGTCCGAGCGCTGGGAGGTCGGCGCCTATTTCCTCGAAGCCCCCGATGAGGTCGCGCTCCTGCTCCTCGCCGCGGCCCATGGCGCGCAGCCCTTCGTGGTCTCCGAGCTCCCCGAGATCGACTGGGTCGCCCATGTCCGGCGCGAACTCGCCCCGGTCGTCGCCGGCCGCTTCTTCGTTTATGGCAGCCACGACGCCGACAAGGTTCCCGCCGAGGCGATCCCGCTGCGCATCGACGCCGCGATGGCCTTCGGCACCGGCCATCATGGCACCACGCTCGGCTGCCTGACCGCCCTCGACCGGCTCGAACGCGCGGGCCTGCGTGCCCATAACGTCGTCGATATCGGCTGCGGCACCGCCGTGCTCGCCATGGCGGCGGCGAAACTCTGGCCCGAGCGAATGCTCGCCTCCGACATCGACCCGGTCGCCGTCGAGACCGCCGCGGCCAATTGCGCCGGCAATGGGCTCGGCGATCGGGTGATCTGCCTCGAGGCCGCGGGCTTCGAGCACCCCGAAATCAAATCCGCCGCGCCCTTCGACCTTATTTTCGCCAATATCCTGAAGGCGCCGCTGATCGGGCTCGCCCCCGATATGGGCCGCTATTGTGCCGAATCAGGTCATGTCATCCTCTCTGGCATCCTCCACGAGCAGGCCGATGAGGTGATCGCCGCCTATCAGGCGCAGGGCTTTACCCTCGTTTCCCGCGACGAATTCGGCGATTGGACGACACTGGTCCTGCAACGGAAACAGTAA
- a CDS encoding DUF1127 domain-containing protein has protein sequence MSAVDTNRMSFRASRNGLFGKMIDAVLAWNEARITRSALSRLSDRELNDIGLTRYDIDRVAR, from the coding sequence ATGTCGGCTGTGGATACCAATCGCATGTCTTTCCGCGCGTCGCGGAATGGTCTGTTTGGCAAGATGATCGACGCCGTGCTGGCGTGGAATGAAGCGCGGATCACGCGTTCGGCGCTGTCGCGTCTGAGCGATCGCGAACTCAATGATATCGGGCTGACCCGCTACGATATCGACCGCGTCGCGCGCTGA
- the selD gene encoding selenide, water dikinase SelD: METSALPLTRDIVLIGGGHAHAIALRMWGMAPLPGVRLTVINPRATAAYSGMLPGHIAGHYPRAALQLDLVRLARHAGARLILGHATGIDRAAREITVPGRAPIRYDIASIDTGITAEMPDLPGFSAHVIPAKPLNAFADAWEHFAATAPEGPRIAVIGGGVAGVELALAFAHRRPDARVTVYEAGPEALALIGPGARARLRAHCARLGVEIEENARVAEARPGALLLADGRTVAADFTLGTGATRPADWLAQTGLALHEGFVTVSPTLQSSDPAIFAAGDIAHLAFAPRPKAGVYAVRAAPVLFDNLRAAAMGRALRPYRPQRDYLKLISTGDQHAVADKWGLPLDGRWLWRWKNRIDTRFMAMVHDLPAMPAPPLPRDLAQGVAEALGPKPLCGGCGSKLGRAALGGALASLPAPARDDVLTGPGDDAAILRLGLRTQIFTTDHMRAFLEDYGLFARIAATHALGDIWAMGGAPQAALAQVTLPRMSEELAERTLAEILAAAGEVMRAAGADLVGGHTSFGAELSLGFALTGLTDRAIETRGARPGDVLLLTKPLGTGVIFAAEMLKSAPGEVVASALAAMSRPLARDAAILAPRAHAMTDVTGFGLLGHLSALCEASNTGAEIALAAVPLLPGAEALAAAGHGSSLLPANIAATAGRVLAPPGPRTDLLHDPQTAGGLLAAVPAREAAALLAALAEAGIAAARIGQMTEPGEILIRVS, translated from the coding sequence ATGGAAACTTCCGCCCTGCCGCTCACCCGTGACATCGTCCTGATCGGCGGCGGCCACGCCCATGCGATCGCGCTCAGGATGTGGGGCATGGCGCCGCTTCCCGGCGTGCGGCTGACCGTGATCAACCCGCGCGCCACCGCCGCCTATTCGGGCATGCTGCCGGGCCATATCGCCGGCCATTACCCCCGCGCCGCGCTGCAACTCGACCTCGTGCGCCTCGCCCGCCACGCCGGCGCCCGGCTGATCCTCGGCCACGCCACCGGCATCGACCGCGCCGCCCGCGAGATCACCGTGCCGGGCCGCGCCCCGATCCGCTACGACATCGCCTCGATCGATACCGGCATCACCGCCGAAATGCCTGATCTTCCGGGCTTTTCCGCCCATGTCATCCCCGCCAAACCGCTCAACGCCTTCGCCGACGCCTGGGAACATTTCGCCGCCACCGCCCCCGAAGGCCCCCGCATCGCGGTGATCGGCGGCGGCGTCGCGGGGGTCGAACTCGCGCTCGCCTTCGCGCACCGCCGCCCCGACGCCCGCGTCACCGTCTACGAGGCCGGCCCCGAGGCGCTCGCGCTGATCGGCCCGGGCGCGCGCGCGCGCCTGCGCGCCCATTGCGCCCGCCTCGGCGTCGAGATCGAGGAAAACGCCCGCGTCGCCGAGGCCCGCCCGGGCGCGCTCCTCCTCGCCGATGGCCGCACCGTCGCGGCCGATTTCACGCTCGGCACCGGCGCGACCCGCCCCGCCGACTGGCTCGCCCAGACCGGCCTCGCGCTGCACGAGGGCTTCGTCACCGTCTCGCCCACCCTGCAAAGCTCCGACCCCGCGATCTTCGCCGCCGGCGACATCGCCCATCTCGCCTTCGCGCCCCGCCCGAAAGCCGGCGTCTACGCGGTGCGCGCGGCGCCTGTGCTCTTTGACAACCTGCGCGCCGCCGCAATGGGGCGCGCCTTGCGCCCCTACCGCCCGCAGCGCGATTACCTCAAGCTGATCTCGACGGGCGACCAACACGCGGTCGCCGACAAATGGGGCCTGCCGCTCGATGGCCGCTGGCTCTGGCGCTGGAAAAACCGCATCGACACGCGCTTCATGGCGATGGTCCACGACCTGCCCGCGATGCCCGCGCCCCCCCTGCCGCGCGATCTGGCGCAGGGCGTCGCCGAGGCGCTCGGGCCAAAGCCCCTTTGCGGCGGCTGCGGCTCGAAACTGGGCCGCGCCGCGCTCGGCGGGGCGCTCGCGAGCCTGCCCGCCCCGGCCCGCGACGATGTCCTCACCGGCCCCGGCGATGACGCCGCGATCTTGCGCCTCGGGCTGCGCACCCAGATCTTCACGACCGACCACATGCGCGCCTTCCTCGAGGATTACGGCCTCTTCGCCCGCATCGCCGCGACCCATGCGCTTGGCGATATCTGGGCGATGGGCGGCGCGCCGCAGGCCGCGCTGGCGCAGGTCACCCTGCCTCGGATGAGCGAGGAGCTGGCCGAGCGCACCCTCGCCGAGATCCTCGCGGCGGCGGGCGAGGTGATGCGCGCGGCGGGCGCCGATCTCGTCGGCGGCCATACGAGCTTCGGCGCCGAACTCAGCCTCGGCTTCGCGCTCACCGGCCTGACCGACCGCGCGATCGAGACCCGCGGCGCGCGCCCGGGCGATGTGCTTCTCCTCACCAAGCCCTTGGGAACCGGCGTCATTTTCGCCGCCGAGATGCTCAAATCCGCGCCCGGCGAGGTGGTGGCGAGCGCGCTCGCCGCGATGTCGCGCCCGCTCGCGCGCGATGCCGCGATCCTCGCGCCGCGCGCCCATGCGATGACCGATGTGACGGGCTTTGGCCTGCTCGGCCATCTGAGCGCGCTTTGTGAGGCCTCGAACACCGGCGCCGAGATCGCGCTTGCCGCCGTGCCGCTCCTGCCCGGGGCCGAGGCGCTGGCCGCGGCGGGCCATGGCTCGAGCCTCCTGCCCGCCAATATCGCCGCCACCGCGGGCCGCGTTCTCGCCCCGCCCGGGCCGCGCACCGATCTGCTCCATGATCCGCAAACCGCGGGCGGGCTCCTCGCCGCGGTGCCCGCCCGCGAGGCCGCGGCCCTTCTCGCCGCGCTGGCCGAGGCCGGCATCGCCGCCGCGCGGATCGGCCAGATGACCGAGCCCGGCGAGATCCTGATCCGGGTCAGCTGA
- the mnmH gene encoding tRNA 2-selenouridine(34) synthase MnmH yields MRLSTVDEPLGAGFDTIIDVRAPSEFAEDHLPGAINLPVLDDAERARVGTIYKQVSPFDARKIGAALVAKNAARHIEGPLAAMPGGWRPLVYCWRGGQRSGSFATILRQIGWRVELVEGGYKAWRGLVVAAVAAPVVPRVVVLDGNTGSAKTEILLAAQGLGAQVLDLEGLANHRGSIFGARPGGQPSQKAFERELALALGGFDPGRPVLVEAESSKIGAINLPKGIWAAICAAPRVQIAAPLAARAEYLARAYGDVAGDRAELARLIDKLRPFQPAEAVERWLGWGAAGALTPLAGELMALHYDPRYAKHRARHGGAAVEIAAPSLAPEAVAGLARAVIAAAERLVS; encoded by the coding sequence ATGCGGCTGAGCACGGTGGACGAGCCCCTCGGCGCGGGGTTCGATACGATCATCGACGTGCGCGCGCCCTCGGAATTCGCCGAGGACCACCTGCCCGGGGCGATCAACCTGCCGGTGCTCGACGATGCCGAGCGCGCCCGTGTCGGCACGATCTACAAGCAGGTCTCGCCCTTTGACGCGCGCAAGATCGGCGCGGCGCTGGTGGCGAAGAATGCCGCGCGCCATATCGAGGGGCCCTTGGCGGCGATGCCGGGGGGCTGGCGGCCGCTCGTCTATTGCTGGCGGGGCGGGCAGAGATCGGGGTCTTTCGCGACGATTCTGCGCCAGATCGGCTGGCGGGTGGAGCTGGTCGAGGGCGGCTACAAGGCCTGGCGGGGCTTGGTCGTTGCGGCGGTGGCGGCGCCGGTGGTGCCGCGCGTGGTGGTGCTTGACGGCAATACCGGCTCGGCCAAGACCGAGATTTTGCTGGCCGCGCAAGGGCTTGGCGCGCAGGTGCTCGATCTCGAGGGGCTGGCGAACCATCGAGGCTCGATCTTCGGGGCGCGGCCGGGGGGGCAGCCCTCGCAAAAGGCCTTCGAGCGCGAGCTGGCGCTGGCGCTTGGCGGCTTCGACCCGGGGCGGCCGGTTCTGGTCGAGGCGGAGAGCTCGAAGATCGGTGCGATCAACCTGCCGAAGGGGATCTGGGCGGCGATCTGCGCCGCGCCCCGGGTGCAGATCGCGGCGCCTCTCGCGGCGCGGGCGGAGTATCTCGCGCGGGCCTATGGCGATGTTGCGGGCGACCGGGCGGAGCTTGCGCGGCTGATCGACAAGCTGCGGCCGTTTCAGCCGGCCGAGGCGGTCGAGCGCTGGCTTGGCTGGGGCGCGGCGGGGGCCCTCACCCCGCTCGCGGGCGAGCTGATGGCGCTCCATTATGACCCGCGCTACGCCAAGCACCGCGCGCGCCATGGCGGCGCAGCGGTCGAGATCGCGGCGCCGAGCCTTGCGCCCGAGGCGGTTGCGGGGCTTGCGCGGGCGGTGATCGCGGCGGCGGAGCGGCTCGTCAGCTGA
- a CDS encoding L,D-transpeptidase has translation MFRRHFLTTLAALGATAPLGAQAASTAPEVETASAPAEAPKWPIARQYYPTEVRVRPELPVGSIIIVSDKFFLYHIIAPGRAMRYGVAVGRGELKFRGQAVVGRKVEWPSWKPTPEMVQRSPEHYARYAETGMPGGPKNPLGARAMYLYQNGHDTAIRIHGTTEPSSIGHAVSNGCLRMVNDHVIALFDQVPVGTPVTVY, from the coding sequence ATGTTCCGCCGCCATTTCCTGACCACGCTCGCCGCGCTCGGCGCGACCGCGCCGCTGGGCGCTCAGGCTGCCAGCACCGCGCCGGAGGTCGAGACCGCCTCCGCCCCCGCCGAAGCGCCGAAATGGCCGATCGCGCGGCAATATTACCCGACCGAGGTGCGCGTGCGCCCCGAACTGCCGGTGGGCTCGATCATCATCGTTTCGGACAAGTTCTTCCTTTACCACATCATCGCGCCGGGGCGTGCGATGCGCTATGGCGTGGCGGTGGGCCGGGGCGAGCTGAAATTCCGCGGGCAGGCGGTGGTCGGGCGCAAGGTCGAATGGCCGAGCTGGAAGCCCACGCCCGAGATGGTGCAGCGCAGCCCCGAGCATTACGCCCGCTACGCCGAGACCGGCATGCCCGGCGGCCCGAAAAACCCGCTCGGCGCGCGGGCGATGTATCTCTATCAAAACGGCCATGACACCGCGATCCGCATTCATGGCACCACCGAGCCGAGCTCGATCGGCCATGCGGTCTCGAACGGCTGTTTGCGGATGGTCAACGACCATGTGATCGCGCTCTTCGATCAGGTGCCTGTCGGGACGCCGGTCACGGTTTACTGA
- a CDS encoding YgaP family membrane protein, producing MSLDRIMFAFAGAMVLISVILTQLVSPYFMWFTVFIGANLLQSAFTGFCPAAKIFAKLGFKTGCAFEAK from the coding sequence ATGTCGCTCGACCGTATCATGTTCGCTTTCGCCGGGGCCATGGTCCTGATCAGCGTGATCCTGACCCAACTCGTCTCGCCCTATTTCATGTGGTTCACCGTGTTCATCGGCGCGAACCTGCTGCAATCGGCCTTCACCGGCTTCTGCCCGGCGGCGAAGATCTTCGCCAAGCTCGGCTTCAAGACCGGCTGCGCCTTCGAGGCGAAGTAA